One Actinoplanes missouriensis 431 DNA segment encodes these proteins:
- a CDS encoding glutamate synthase subunit beta — translation MPDPNGFLRYERQLPKRRPVSLRIMDWKEVYPPAGEELIRDQATRCMDCGIPFCHDGCPLGNRIPDWNDLVRTGNWESAIESLHATNNFPEFTGRLCPAPCEAACVLGIADDPVTIKQVEVEIANHAFGRGLVPQPAPASSGKSVAVVGSGPAGLAAAQQLARAGHAVTVYERDDRIGGLLRYGIPDFKIEKDVIDTRLAQMEAEGVVFQTGVNVGADVTADDLRERYDAVLLAAGALAGRDTPDTPGRHLKGVHLAMEHLVPANRIVAGLQDTTPIDAKGKHVIIIGGGDTGADCLGVAHRQGAASVTQLDQYPLPPEARTGLNDPWPTWPLILRNYAAHEEGGDRVFGVAVQEFVGDADGNLTAIRIANVQVQRIDGVRTVVVEPGSERELRADLVLLAIGFEGTEDQPLLAQFGLERNRRNVLDANRQWQTEADGVFVAGDMHKGASLIVWAIAEGRAAAAAIHDYLGAAGELPAPVRSDSRPLSV, via the coding sequence GTGCCTGATCCGAACGGTTTCCTCCGCTACGAGCGGCAGCTGCCGAAGCGCCGCCCGGTCTCGCTGCGGATCATGGACTGGAAAGAGGTGTACCCGCCGGCGGGCGAGGAGCTCATCCGCGACCAGGCCACCCGCTGCATGGACTGCGGCATCCCGTTCTGCCACGACGGCTGCCCGCTCGGCAACCGGATCCCGGACTGGAACGACCTGGTCCGTACCGGGAACTGGGAGTCGGCGATCGAGTCGCTGCACGCCACCAACAACTTCCCGGAGTTCACCGGCCGGCTCTGCCCGGCGCCGTGCGAGGCGGCCTGCGTGCTGGGCATCGCCGACGACCCGGTGACCATCAAGCAGGTCGAGGTGGAGATCGCGAACCACGCCTTCGGGCGCGGTCTCGTGCCGCAGCCGGCCCCGGCGTCGTCCGGTAAGTCGGTCGCGGTGGTCGGTTCCGGTCCGGCCGGCCTGGCGGCCGCCCAGCAGCTGGCGCGAGCCGGTCACGCGGTCACGGTCTACGAGCGCGACGACCGCATCGGCGGCCTCCTCCGGTACGGGATCCCCGACTTCAAGATCGAGAAGGATGTCATCGACACCCGTCTCGCGCAGATGGAGGCCGAGGGCGTCGTCTTCCAGACCGGGGTGAACGTCGGCGCCGACGTCACCGCCGACGACCTGCGGGAGCGTTACGACGCGGTGCTGCTGGCCGCGGGCGCGCTGGCCGGCCGGGACACCCCGGACACGCCGGGCCGCCACCTCAAGGGCGTGCACCTCGCGATGGAGCACCTGGTCCCGGCGAACCGGATCGTCGCCGGCCTGCAGGACACCACGCCGATCGACGCCAAGGGCAAGCACGTGATCATCATCGGCGGCGGCGACACCGGCGCCGACTGCCTCGGTGTCGCGCACCGCCAGGGCGCCGCGTCGGTGACCCAGCTCGACCAGTACCCGCTGCCCCCGGAGGCGCGGACCGGCCTCAACGACCCGTGGCCGACCTGGCCGCTGATCCTGCGCAACTACGCCGCGCACGAGGAAGGTGGCGACCGCGTGTTCGGCGTGGCCGTGCAGGAATTCGTCGGCGACGCCGACGGCAACCTCACCGCCATCCGGATCGCGAACGTCCAGGTGCAGCGCATCGACGGCGTCCGCACGGTGGTCGTCGAGCCGGGTTCGGAGCGCGAGTTGCGCGCCGACCTGGTCCTTCTCGCCATCGGTTTCGAGGGTACGGAGGATCAGCCGCTCCTCGCCCAGTTCGGGCTCGAGCGCAACCGGCGCAACGTGCTGGACGCCAATCGGCAGTGGCAGACCGAGGCGGACGGCGTGTTCGTCGCCGGTGACATGCACAAGGGCGCTTCGCTGATCGTCTGGGCGATCGCCGAGGGCCGGGCCGCCGCCGCGGCGATCCACGATTACCTGGGCGCGGCCGGCGAACTGCCCGCTCCGGTGCGATCGGATTCGCGGCCGCTCTCGGTCTGA
- the gltB gene encoding glutamate synthase large subunit has product MYDPAYERDACGVAFVADIHGRRSHDVVAKGLSALIRLDHRGARGAEQNTGDGAGIMIQVPDAYFRAAAGFELPPAGAYAAGLVFLPTDPDDAARAIKIFEKYVLVEGGEVLGWRDVPVDPSDLGATAEDARPAIRQVFLAAHRLSTSAAGPAGEQLSGIELDRVAFCIRKQAERETSQRGIAMYFPSLSSRTITYKGMLTPEQLPAFFPDLTDDRVDSAIALVHSRFSTNTFPSWPLAHPYRLIAHNGEINTIRGNKNWMAAREALLSSPNIPGNIKRLFPINSPEASDSASFDEVLELLHLAGRSLPHAVLMMIPEAWENDPEMEPARRAFYRFHASLMEPWDGPAAVAFTDGTIIGAVLDRNGLRPGRWWHTADGLVVLGSEAGVIDVDPARVVAKGRLQPGKMFLVDTAAGRIVHDAEIKEELAAAEPYADWLHAGLIELGDLPAREHVIYTHDSVTRRQQVFGYSEEELKILVGPMARTGAEPLGSMGTDTPISPLSTRPRLLFDYFHQLFAQVTNPPLDAIREELVTSLSMTIGPEANLLDPGPASCRQVVLPYPVIDNDELAKLLSIDEDGDLPGFKAVRVSGLYPLRDGAAGIKARLTQICRHVSEAIEDGVRILVLSDRDSNADLAPIPSLLLTAAVHQHLVREQTRTQVALVVESGDCREVHHVATLIGFGAAAVNPYLAFESVDDLIATGALVGVEPRTAVRNYVKALGKGVLKIMSKMGISTVSSYCGAQVFEAVGLDNKVLQRYFAGTSGRIGGVGLAGIHAEVKARHEKAYPANPAERAHRRLEVGGEYQWRREGELHLFNPETVFLLQHATRSKQYDVFRKYTEKVDTLAAEAGHLRGLFRFKSDRPAISIDDVEPASEIVKRFATGAMSYGSISAESHETLAIAMNRIGGKSNTGEGGEDVERLYDPERRSAVKQIASGRFGVTSEYLVNADDLQIKMAQGAKPGEGGQLPGNKVWPWVAKTRHATPGVGLISPPPHHDIYSIEDLAQLVHDLKMVNPASRVHVKLVSEIGVGTVAAGVAKLKADVILISGHDGGTGASPLNSLKHAGTPWELGLAEAQQTLLLNKLRDRVTVQVDGQLKTGRDVVIAALLGAEEFGFATAPLIVSGCIMMRVCHLDTCPVGIATQNPVLRERYTGKPEFVENFFMFLAEEVREILAELGFRSIDEAIGQAEVLDVVPAINHWKAKGLDLAPVLYVPELPEGASRRGIVAQDHGLEKALDNELIALAQPALIKGTPVRAEVVVRNDQRSVGAMLGGEVSRRYGGNGLPDDTISFTLRGTGGQSFGAFLPRGVTLRLIGDTNDYVAKGLSGGRVIVRPAEDASFVAEENTIAGNTILYGATGGEVFLRGRVGERFAVRNSGGQAVVEGVGDHGCEYMTGGVVVVLGATGRNFAAGMSGGKAFVLDLDASLVNPELVDLAPLTAEERDVLRSLVEKHHAETDSSVAGRLLKDWAVAVERFTAVVPRDYKRVMELIRTAEAAGRNVDEAVMGVTSA; this is encoded by the coding sequence ATGTACGACCCGGCGTACGAGCGTGATGCGTGTGGTGTGGCCTTTGTTGCCGACATTCACGGACGTCGCTCCCATGACGTGGTCGCCAAGGGCCTTTCGGCGCTTATTCGCCTGGACCACCGGGGCGCCCGTGGCGCCGAGCAGAACACCGGCGACGGCGCCGGCATCATGATCCAGGTTCCGGACGCGTACTTCCGCGCGGCCGCCGGCTTCGAGCTTCCTCCGGCCGGCGCCTACGCCGCCGGTCTGGTGTTCCTGCCGACGGACCCCGACGACGCGGCCCGGGCTATCAAGATCTTCGAGAAGTACGTGCTCGTCGAGGGCGGTGAGGTTCTCGGCTGGCGTGACGTCCCGGTGGACCCGTCCGACCTGGGCGCCACGGCCGAGGACGCGCGCCCGGCGATCCGCCAGGTGTTCCTCGCCGCGCACCGGCTCTCCACCTCGGCCGCCGGCCCCGCCGGTGAGCAGCTGTCCGGCATCGAGCTGGACCGGGTGGCGTTCTGCATCCGCAAGCAGGCCGAGCGGGAGACGTCGCAGCGTGGCATCGCGATGTACTTCCCGTCGCTCTCCTCGCGGACCATCACGTACAAGGGCATGCTCACGCCCGAGCAGCTGCCGGCGTTCTTCCCGGACCTGACCGACGACCGGGTCGACAGCGCGATCGCGCTGGTCCACTCCCGGTTCTCCACGAACACGTTCCCGTCGTGGCCGCTCGCCCACCCGTACCGGTTGATCGCCCACAACGGTGAGATCAACACGATCCGGGGCAACAAGAACTGGATGGCGGCCCGCGAGGCGCTGCTCTCCTCCCCGAACATCCCGGGCAACATCAAGCGGCTCTTCCCGATCAACTCGCCGGAGGCGTCCGACTCGGCGAGCTTCGACGAGGTGCTGGAGCTGCTGCACCTGGCCGGCCGCAGCCTGCCGCACGCCGTGCTGATGATGATTCCCGAGGCGTGGGAGAACGACCCGGAGATGGAGCCGGCGCGCCGCGCGTTCTACCGGTTCCACGCGAGCCTGATGGAGCCGTGGGACGGCCCGGCCGCCGTGGCGTTCACCGACGGCACGATCATCGGCGCGGTGCTGGACCGCAACGGTCTGCGCCCGGGTCGCTGGTGGCACACCGCCGACGGTCTCGTGGTGCTCGGCTCCGAGGCCGGCGTCATCGACGTCGACCCGGCTCGCGTGGTGGCGAAGGGCCGCCTGCAGCCCGGCAAGATGTTCCTGGTCGACACCGCGGCCGGTCGCATCGTGCACGACGCCGAGATCAAGGAGGAGCTGGCCGCCGCCGAGCCGTACGCGGACTGGCTGCACGCCGGCCTGATCGAGCTCGGCGACCTGCCGGCCCGCGAGCACGTGATCTACACCCACGACTCGGTGACCCGGCGGCAGCAGGTTTTCGGCTACTCCGAGGAGGAGCTGAAGATCCTGGTCGGCCCGATGGCGCGGACCGGCGCGGAGCCGCTCGGCTCGATGGGCACGGACACCCCGATCTCGCCGCTCTCCACCCGGCCGCGGCTGCTGTTCGACTACTTCCACCAGCTCTTCGCCCAGGTGACGAACCCGCCGCTGGACGCGATCCGCGAGGAGCTGGTGACCAGCCTCTCGATGACGATCGGCCCGGAGGCGAACCTGCTCGACCCGGGACCGGCCAGCTGCCGTCAGGTGGTCCTGCCGTACCCGGTGATCGACAACGACGAGCTGGCGAAGCTGCTCTCCATCGACGAGGACGGCGACCTGCCCGGCTTCAAGGCGGTGCGGGTCTCCGGCCTGTACCCGCTGCGGGACGGCGCGGCCGGTATCAAGGCCCGGCTCACGCAGATCTGCCGGCACGTCTCGGAGGCGATCGAGGACGGGGTGCGCATCCTCGTGCTCTCCGACCGCGACTCCAACGCCGATCTGGCGCCGATCCCGTCGCTCCTGCTCACCGCGGCGGTTCACCAGCATCTGGTACGGGAACAGACCCGTACCCAGGTGGCGCTCGTCGTCGAGTCCGGTGACTGCCGTGAGGTCCACCACGTGGCCACGCTGATCGGCTTCGGGGCGGCGGCGGTCAACCCGTACCTCGCCTTCGAGAGCGTGGACGACCTGATCGCGACAGGCGCGCTCGTCGGCGTGGAGCCGCGCACGGCGGTCCGCAACTACGTCAAGGCGCTCGGCAAGGGCGTCCTGAAGATCATGTCCAAGATGGGCATCTCGACGGTGTCGTCGTACTGCGGCGCCCAGGTGTTCGAGGCCGTCGGCCTGGACAACAAGGTGCTCCAGCGGTACTTCGCGGGCACGTCCGGGCGGATCGGCGGCGTCGGTCTGGCCGGCATCCACGCCGAGGTCAAGGCGCGGCACGAGAAGGCGTACCCGGCGAACCCGGCCGAGCGGGCGCACCGGCGTCTCGAGGTCGGCGGCGAGTACCAGTGGCGTCGCGAGGGTGAGCTGCACCTGTTCAACCCGGAGACCGTGTTCCTGCTGCAGCACGCGACGCGGTCCAAGCAGTACGACGTTTTCCGTAAATATACGGAAAAGGTGGACACGCTGGCCGCCGAGGCCGGACACCTTCGTGGTCTTTTCCGGTTCAAGTCGGACAGGCCCGCCATCAGCATCGACGACGTCGAGCCGGCGTCCGAGATCGTCAAGCGGTTCGCCACCGGCGCGATGAGCTACGGCTCGATCTCCGCCGAGTCGCACGAGACCCTGGCCATCGCGATGAACCGGATCGGCGGCAAGTCGAACACCGGTGAGGGCGGCGAGGACGTCGAGCGGCTGTACGACCCGGAGCGTCGTTCCGCGGTCAAGCAGATCGCTTCCGGCCGCTTCGGCGTGACGAGCGAATACCTCGTCAACGCGGACGACCTGCAGATCAAGATGGCGCAGGGCGCGAAGCCCGGCGAGGGCGGCCAGCTGCCCGGCAACAAGGTGTGGCCGTGGGTCGCCAAGACCCGGCACGCCACGCCGGGCGTCGGCCTGATCTCGCCGCCGCCGCACCACGACATCTACTCCATCGAGGACCTGGCCCAGCTGGTCCACGACCTCAAGATGGTGAACCCGGCCTCCCGGGTGCACGTGAAGCTGGTCAGCGAGATCGGTGTCGGCACCGTCGCGGCGGGTGTCGCGAAGCTGAAGGCCGACGTCATCCTGATCTCCGGCCACGACGGCGGCACCGGCGCGTCCCCGCTGAACTCGCTCAAGCACGCCGGCACCCCGTGGGAGCTCGGCCTGGCCGAGGCCCAGCAGACGCTGCTGCTGAACAAGCTGCGGGACCGGGTCACCGTGCAGGTCGACGGTCAGCTCAAGACCGGCCGGGACGTGGTGATCGCGGCGCTGCTCGGCGCCGAGGAGTTCGGTTTCGCGACGGCTCCGCTGATCGTCTCCGGCTGCATCATGATGCGGGTCTGTCACCTGGACACCTGTCCGGTCGGCATCGCCACGCAGAACCCGGTGCTGCGCGAGCGCTACACCGGCAAGCCGGAGTTCGTGGAGAACTTCTTCATGTTCCTCGCCGAGGAGGTCCGGGAGATCCTGGCCGAGCTCGGTTTCCGGAGCATCGACGAGGCGATCGGCCAGGCCGAGGTGCTCGACGTCGTTCCGGCGATCAACCACTGGAAGGCGAAGGGGCTGGACCTGGCGCCGGTGCTCTACGTGCCGGAGCTGCCCGAGGGCGCGTCCCGGCGCGGCATCGTGGCGCAGGACCACGGCCTGGAGAAGGCGCTGGACAACGAGCTGATCGCGCTGGCCCAGCCGGCTCTGATCAAGGGCACGCCGGTCCGCGCCGAGGTCGTCGTCCGTAACGACCAGCGCAGCGTCGGCGCGATGCTCGGCGGCGAGGTGAGCCGGCGGTACGGCGGTAACGGCCTGCCCGACGACACCATCTCGTTCACCCTGCGCGGCACCGGCGGCCAGTCGTTCGGCGCGTTCCTGCCGCGCGGCGTGACCCTGCGGCTGATCGGCGACACGAACGACTACGTGGCGAAGGGCCTCTCCGGCGGGCGGGTGATCGTGCGCCCGGCCGAGGACGCGTCGTTCGTCGCCGAGGAGAACACCATCGCCGGCAACACCATCCTGTACGGGGCCACCGGCGGCGAGGTGTTCCTGCGGGGACGGGTCGGCGAGCGGTTCGCCGTGCGCAACTCGGGCGGCCAGGCCGTCGTCGAGGGCGTCGGCGACCACGGCTGTGAGTACATGACCGGCGGTGTCGTGGTGGTGCTCGGTGCGACCGGGCGCAACTTCGCGGCCGGCATGAGCGGCGGCAAGGCGTTCGTGCTGGACCTGGACGCGTCGCTGGTCAACCCGGAGCTGGTGGACCTGGCGCCGCTGACCGCCGAGGAGCGCGACGTGCTGCGCTCGCTGGTGGAGAAGCACCACGCGGAGACCGACTCGTCGGTTGCCGGCAGGCTGCTGAAGGACTGGGCCGTCGCGGTGGAGCGATTCACCGCCGTCGTGCCGCGCGACTACAAGCGCGTGATGGAACTGATCAGGACCGCCGAAGCCGCCGGTCGCAATGTGGACGAGGCGGTCATGGGGGTTACCAGTGCCTGA